From Demequina capsici, one genomic window encodes:
- a CDS encoding ABC transporter ATP-binding protein: MATVTYDKASRIYPGTERPAVDQLELDIADGEFLVLVGPSGCGKSTSLRMLAGLEDVDKGSIWVGDRDVTHVQPKDRDIAMVFQSYALYPHMTVADNMGFALKIAKVDKAEIRKRVEEAAKILDLTEYLDRKPKALSGGQRQRVAMGRAIVRQPQVFLMDEPLSNLDAKLRVQTRTQIAALQRRLGTTTVYVTHDQVEALTMGDRIAVLKDGVLQQVGTPREMYDTPANVFVAGFIGSPAMNISTFRVDDGYALVGNSKIQLQRETVANMTADDKGDAVVGFRPESLDRVAPNTEGAMPVEVVVVEELGSDAFVYGQLPRPAATTSDVKFGGSGEVIVRVDPRDVPKKGESIWVKIREGEQHVFSAATGKRISPSAASTAATPKA, translated from the coding sequence ATGGCAACTGTGACCTATGACAAGGCCAGCCGCATCTACCCGGGCACCGAGCGCCCGGCGGTCGACCAGCTCGAGCTGGATATCGCCGATGGCGAGTTCCTCGTCCTCGTCGGACCCTCGGGTTGCGGAAAGTCCACGTCGCTCCGCATGCTCGCGGGCCTCGAGGACGTCGACAAGGGATCCATCTGGGTGGGAGACCGCGACGTCACCCACGTCCAGCCCAAGGACCGCGACATCGCGATGGTGTTCCAGTCCTACGCGCTCTACCCGCACATGACCGTCGCGGACAACATGGGCTTCGCGCTCAAGATCGCCAAGGTCGACAAGGCGGAGATCCGCAAGCGCGTCGAGGAGGCCGCGAAGATCCTCGACCTCACCGAGTACCTGGACCGCAAGCCGAAGGCGCTCTCCGGTGGCCAGCGCCAGCGCGTCGCCATGGGCCGCGCCATCGTGCGTCAGCCCCAGGTGTTCCTCATGGACGAGCCGCTGTCGAACCTGGACGCCAAGCTCCGCGTCCAGACCCGCACCCAGATCGCCGCCCTCCAGCGTCGTCTGGGCACCACCACCGTCTACGTGACCCACGACCAGGTCGAGGCCCTCACGATGGGCGACCGCATCGCGGTCCTCAAGGACGGCGTGCTGCAGCAGGTCGGCACCCCGCGCGAGATGTACGACACTCCGGCGAACGTGTTCGTCGCAGGGTTCATCGGCTCGCCGGCCATGAACATCTCCACGTTCCGCGTGGACGACGGCTACGCGCTCGTCGGCAACTCGAAGATCCAGCTTCAGCGCGAGACGGTCGCCAACATGACCGCTGACGACAAGGGCGACGCCGTGGTCGGCTTCCGTCCCGAGTCGCTCGACCGCGTGGCGCCGAACACCGAGGGCGCCATGCCCGTCGAGGTGGTCGTCGTCGAGGAGCTCGGCTCCGACGCGTTCGTCTACGGCCAGCTGCCGCGTCCCGCCGCCACCACCTCGGACGTCAAGTTCGGAGGCTCGGGCGAGGTCATCGTCCGTGTCGACCCGCGCGACGTCCCCAAGAAGGGCGAGTCGATCTGGGTCAAGATCCGCGAGGGCGAGCAGCACGTGTTCTCCGCCGCGACCGGCAAGCGCATCAGCCCCTCGGCCGCGTCGACTGCCGCCACGCCCAAGGCGTAG
- a CDS encoding serine/threonine-protein kinase, producing the protein MAGLRREIGDEIGGYVVRGILGRGGSGTVYLVEDGAGSQAALKLVDAAADPVAAERLTREVHALQSLRHPAVPRVLDAELEGDETFVVSEYIPGLSLYDHVQRHGPMRGAALADLADRIGSALQEAHAAGVVHRDVTPSNVMMGPHGPVLIDFGLAHRTEDSRLTRDGLVSGTAGYVAPEVIDGAEPGRIGDDWAWAATVAYAMKGEGPFGSGSGAISRTLDGRVDLPDVPGASLVAAALSRDIGARPAPAEVVAALRGATEVLPSRGAAPTLVAPAAGTAVLPAGSLPWETAGGPTALLDAASYPAVDIGEPGADVDDDDLEDDDLDGEIDDDDAAEDEGPWDALDAGLVPAPASGRPVMLAAWAIAASATAALAPVVVVLSMVGAAVVARGVHRRAASLAAARARRGARRGDAVVHTIGMPWHLARGAVELLPSVLLGLAVGLGTGAFAWWLVSASLLASPTTAGQAWGHAAAVALGALAACATLWVGPWSEGTRDGARRVAFGLAPTRGVAVAWVIVAIAAVGVVAVAVYALAEPWWWPLREAPGTG; encoded by the coding sequence ATGGCTGGACTGCGGCGTGAGATCGGCGACGAGATCGGCGGTTACGTCGTGCGCGGGATCCTCGGGCGCGGGGGCTCCGGCACGGTCTACCTGGTCGAGGACGGCGCAGGATCGCAGGCGGCGCTCAAGCTCGTCGACGCCGCCGCGGATCCCGTGGCCGCCGAGAGGCTCACCCGCGAGGTGCACGCCCTCCAGTCGCTGCGCCATCCCGCCGTGCCGCGCGTGCTCGACGCCGAGCTCGAGGGCGACGAGACGTTCGTCGTGTCCGAGTACATCCCCGGCCTGTCCCTCTACGACCACGTGCAGCGGCACGGGCCGATGCGCGGAGCGGCCCTCGCCGACCTCGCCGATCGCATCGGCTCCGCGCTGCAGGAGGCCCACGCCGCAGGCGTCGTCCACCGGGACGTGACCCCCTCGAACGTGATGATGGGACCGCACGGGCCGGTGCTCATCGACTTCGGGCTCGCGCATCGGACGGAGGACTCGCGGCTCACGCGCGACGGCCTCGTCAGCGGTACCGCAGGCTACGTGGCGCCCGAGGTCATCGACGGGGCCGAACCTGGCCGGATCGGCGACGACTGGGCCTGGGCCGCGACGGTCGCGTACGCCATGAAGGGTGAAGGGCCGTTCGGATCGGGCTCCGGGGCCATCTCACGCACGCTCGACGGTCGTGTCGACCTGCCCGACGTGCCGGGTGCCTCGCTCGTCGCGGCCGCACTCAGCCGGGATATCGGCGCGCGTCCTGCACCCGCGGAGGTGGTCGCCGCGCTGCGCGGCGCCACCGAGGTGCTCCCCTCCCGCGGTGCGGCGCCCACCCTCGTCGCCCCCGCTGCCGGAACGGCGGTGCTGCCGGCCGGGTCGCTGCCGTGGGAGACCGCAGGAGGCCCGACAGCTCTGCTCGACGCCGCGTCGTACCCGGCGGTCGACATCGGCGAACCGGGCGCGGACGTCGATGACGACGACCTCGAGGACGACGACCTCGACGGCGAGATCGATGACGACGATGCAGCGGAGGACGAGGGCCCGTGGGACGCGCTCGACGCAGGCCTGGTGCCTGCCCCTGCGTCCGGTCGGCCGGTGATGCTTGCCGCCTGGGCTATCGCGGCGTCCGCGACGGCGGCGCTCGCGCCCGTGGTGGTGGTGCTCTCCATGGTGGGCGCCGCGGTCGTCGCGCGAGGGGTGCATCGCAGGGCCGCGTCGCTCGCGGCGGCGCGGGCTCGTCGCGGCGCCCGCCGAGGCGACGCGGTGGTCCACACCATCGGGATGCCATGGCATCTGGCGCGAGGCGCGGTGGAGCTGCTGCCGTCCGTGCTGCTCGGACTCGCGGTGGGGCTGGGGACCGGTGCGTTCGCGTGGTGGCTCGTCTCCGCGTCGCTCCTCGCGTCCCCGACCACCGCGGGTCAGGCATGGGGGCACGCGGCCGCCGTGGCGCTCGGGGCGCTGGCTGCCTGCGCGACCCTGTGGGTCGGGCCGTGGTCCGAGGGCACCAGGGACGGGGCGCGTCGCGTGGCGTTCGGGCTCGCGCCCACCCGCGGCGTGGCCGTCGCCTGGGTGATCGTCGCGATCGCCGCCGTGGGAGTCGTCGCCGTCGCGGTCTACGCCCTTGCGGAGCCCTGGTGGTGGCCCTTGAGAGAAGCGCCTGGCACAGGCTGA
- a CDS encoding MauE/DoxX family redox-associated membrane protein, whose protein sequence is MAFRDRFDVVQPWISLVVRLAMAGILIAAAIPKLMDVPGSIRAVRAYRLLPEAIVPLFGTMLPIFELLLALVLLLGLFTRLASIVWLVMIVGFMIGIIWAWAKGYSIDCGCFGGGGDVAPGTTNYPVHMLERTGFLLLGIWLVAFPRTPFSLDRWMAGKPEPTAA, encoded by the coding sequence ATGGCATTCCGAGACCGATTCGACGTGGTGCAGCCATGGATCAGCCTTGTCGTGAGGCTGGCGATGGCCGGCATCCTGATCGCTGCGGCGATCCCCAAGCTGATGGATGTCCCTGGGTCGATCCGTGCGGTGAGGGCCTACCGGCTGCTGCCGGAGGCGATCGTGCCGCTGTTCGGCACCATGCTGCCGATCTTCGAGCTGCTGCTTGCGCTCGTGCTGCTGCTAGGGCTCTTCACGCGCCTCGCCTCGATCGTCTGGCTCGTGATGATCGTCGGGTTCATGATCGGCATCATCTGGGCGTGGGCCAAGGGCTACAGCATCGACTGCGGCTGCTTCGGCGGCGGCGGCGACGTCGCACCCGGCACCACCAACTATCCGGTGCACATGCTCGAACGAACAGGGTTCCTGCTGCTGGGGATCTGGCTGGTCGCGTTCCCTCGCACCCCGTTCTCGCTCGACCGCTGGATGGCCGGCAAGCCCGAGCCGACCGCCGCCTAG
- a CDS encoding DsbA family protein, protein MASSDKAAEARAKAKANMKAQERRTTMMIVSGIVVALVVFGGLVFFIMNQNKGLDQLGDAATGSPAGSLANGAIPVGSSGTAGVTDDNPPVTVDVYYDYMCPYCQAFEQINSSDLDQLRQAGTIQVNYHPIAILDGASNGTKYSTRAANAAATVADADPTHFLDFTVALFANQPSEGSDGLSDDDLAALAVSVGVPADVAKTFADYKFRSWVTSATEQSSVDGVSGTPTVMVNGEALDPNTVNYFTEGTLAAYLTQVAGQ, encoded by the coding sequence ATGGCATCAAGCGACAAGGCCGCCGAGGCTCGCGCGAAGGCGAAGGCGAACATGAAGGCGCAGGAGCGCCGCACCACCATGATGATCGTGAGCGGCATCGTGGTCGCGCTCGTCGTCTTCGGCGGGCTCGTGTTCTTCATCATGAATCAGAACAAGGGCCTCGACCAGCTGGGCGACGCCGCGACCGGCTCACCGGCGGGCTCGCTGGCGAACGGTGCGATCCCGGTGGGCTCCAGCGGCACCGCAGGCGTCACCGACGACAACCCGCCCGTCACCGTCGACGTCTACTACGACTACATGTGCCCCTACTGCCAGGCGTTCGAGCAGATCAACAGCAGCGACCTCGACCAGCTCCGCCAGGCGGGCACGATCCAGGTGAACTACCACCCGATCGCGATCCTCGACGGTGCCTCCAACGGCACCAAGTACTCGACGCGCGCCGCGAACGCCGCGGCGACCGTCGCCGATGCCGACCCGACCCACTTCCTGGACTTCACCGTCGCGCTCTTCGCGAACCAGCCGTCCGAGGGAAGCGACGGTCTCAGCGACGACGACCTGGCCGCGCTCGCAGTGAGTGTCGGCGTCCCCGCCGACGTCGCGAAGACCTTCGCCGACTACAAGTTCCGGTCCTGGGTCACGAGCGCGACCGAGCAGTCCTCCGTGGACGGCGTGAGCGGCACTCCGACCGTCATGGTCAACGGCGAGGCGCTCGACCCGAACACGGTGAACTACTTCACCGAGGGCACGCTCGCCGCCTACCTCACGCAGGTGGCCGGCCAGTAG
- a CDS encoding uracil-DNA glycosylase — translation MPTMWRDQVAPDWTDVLASVEPTLTRLGAFLREEIAEGHGYLPASTAILRAFETPLADVRVVIVGQDPYPTPGDPVGLSFSVPPGHPQPRSLRNIAAELRDDTGEELAGGDLSHWQDQGVMLLNRVLTVRPGLPGSHRGKGWEEVTEAALRALATRGGPLVAILWGRDAQAAGSLLGTTPRVQSAHPSPLSASRGFFGSRPFSRVNELLGEQGADPIRWGTPRV, via the coding sequence ATGCCGACGATGTGGCGCGACCAGGTGGCCCCTGACTGGACGGACGTGCTCGCGTCGGTCGAGCCCACCCTCACCCGGCTGGGAGCGTTCCTTCGCGAGGAGATCGCCGAGGGCCACGGCTACCTGCCGGCGTCGACGGCCATCCTGCGCGCGTTCGAGACCCCGCTCGCGGACGTGCGGGTGGTGATCGTCGGCCAGGACCCCTATCCGACCCCCGGAGACCCGGTGGGGCTGTCGTTCTCGGTGCCTCCGGGGCATCCGCAGCCGCGCAGCCTGCGCAACATCGCGGCGGAGCTGAGGGACGACACGGGCGAGGAGCTCGCGGGCGGGGACCTCAGCCACTGGCAGGACCAGGGCGTGATGCTCCTCAACAGGGTCCTCACCGTGCGTCCCGGCCTGCCCGGATCGCACCGGGGCAAGGGCTGGGAGGAGGTCACCGAGGCGGCGCTGCGCGCCCTGGCCACACGAGGCGGTCCGCTCGTCGCGATCCTGTGGGGTCGCGACGCCCAGGCGGCCGGCTCGCTGCTGGGGACGACGCCTCGTGTCCAGTCCGCGCACCCGAGCCCGCTGAGCGCCAGCCGCGGCTTCTTCGGGTCCCGCCCGTTCTCCCGCGTGAACGAGCTCCTGGGCGAGCAGGGCGCGGATCCGATCCGCTGGGGCACGCCCCGCGTCTGA
- a CDS encoding DUF3263 domain-containing protein, whose protein sequence is MKEGNVSRAVVRLEREELPPSGLSERAIAILDFERQWWRYAGAKEDAVRELFALSGTEYYQLLNALIDDERALAHDPMLVKRLRRMRSARQRGRGRAAGA, encoded by the coding sequence ATGAAGGAGGGGAATGTGAGCCGAGCCGTCGTGCGCCTCGAGCGCGAGGAGCTGCCGCCTTCGGGCCTGTCCGAACGCGCCATCGCCATCCTCGACTTCGAGCGTCAGTGGTGGCGGTATGCCGGCGCGAAGGAGGACGCGGTCCGTGAGCTGTTCGCGCTGTCGGGCACCGAGTACTACCAGCTCCTCAACGCCCTGATCGACGACGAGCGCGCGCTCGCCCACGACCCGATGCTCGTCAAGCGGCTTCGTCGCATGCGTTCCGCGCGGCAACGGGGCCGAGGCCGCGCCGCAGGCGCCTGA
- a CDS encoding LytR C-terminal domain-containing protein: MAEYEKDEFDELARQAGPVGVHRAPRAWWTRVLTPLVVFLVAGLAAYGLVVWNWNTDISSPEATTSVTASPTAETSSSATATPSATASASPAASPSVTATPEPVIQYDAGVVVRNGAGIAGIAAAQQTLLEGDGFTNVSANNIKASLIPDGVNVVMYSDEALADTAARVAEVLGIASVQLGTTPGGGAIEVLLATDPAA; this comes from the coding sequence GTGGCAGAGTACGAGAAGGACGAGTTCGACGAGCTCGCGCGCCAGGCTGGCCCTGTGGGCGTGCACCGCGCGCCGCGCGCATGGTGGACCCGTGTCCTGACCCCGTTGGTCGTGTTCCTTGTCGCGGGTCTGGCCGCCTATGGGCTGGTCGTGTGGAACTGGAACACCGACATCTCGAGCCCCGAAGCGACGACGTCCGTGACCGCCAGCCCGACAGCCGAGACCTCCAGCAGCGCCACGGCGACGCCGAGCGCCACCGCCTCCGCCAGTCCCGCGGCCTCGCCGTCGGTGACGGCCACGCCTGAGCCTGTAATCCAGTACGACGCCGGCGTCGTCGTCCGCAACGGCGCAGGCATCGCCGGTATCGCTGCAGCCCAGCAGACGCTGCTCGAGGGTGACGGCTTCACGAACGTGAGTGCGAACAACATCAAGGCGTCCCTCATCCCGGACGGCGTCAACGTCGTGATGTACTCCGACGAAGCGCTCGCAGACACCGCCGCGCGGGTCGCCGAGGTGCTCGGGATCGCGTCCGTGCAGCTCGGGACCACGCCCGGAGGCGGCGCGATCGAGGTGCTGCTCGCGACCGACCCCGCGGCGTAG
- the groL gene encoding chaperonin GroEL (60 kDa chaperone family; promotes refolding of misfolded polypeptides especially under stressful conditions; forms two stacked rings of heptamers to form a barrel-shaped 14mer; ends can be capped by GroES; misfolded proteins enter the barrel where they are refolded when GroES binds), whose product MAKIIAFDEEARRGMERGMNALADAVKVTLGPKGRNVVLEKKWGAPTITNDGVSIAKEIELDEPFEKIGAELVKEVAKKTDDVAGDGTTTATVLAQALVTQGLRNVAAGANPIALKKGIEKAVEAVTAELLKAAKEVETKEQIAATAGISAGDPTIGELIAEAMDKVGKEGVITVEESNALGLELELTEGMRFDKGFLSAYFVTDPERQEAVLEDAYVLLVESKISNVKDLVPVLEKVMQTGKPLLIIAEDVESEALATLVVNKIRGTFKAVAVKAPGFGDRRKAMLQDMAILTGGTVISESVGLSLDGADLTTLGQARKVVVTKDETTIVEGAGAEEQIAGRVRQIRAEIDNSDSDYDREKLQERLAKLAGGVAVIKAGAATEVELKERKHRIEDAVRNAKAAVEEGIVAGGGVALIQAGKLAFDGLELEGDEATGASIVAAAVSAPLRQIAINAGLEGGVVVEKVKDLPIGHGLNAATGVYEDLLGAGVNDPVKVTRSALQNAASIAALFLTTEAVVADKPEPEPAMPAGGGDMGGMGF is encoded by the coding sequence ATGGCGAAGATCATTGCCTTCGATGAGGAGGCCCGCCGCGGCATGGAGCGGGGCATGAACGCCCTCGCCGACGCCGTCAAGGTCACCCTCGGCCCCAAGGGCCGCAACGTCGTGCTCGAGAAGAAGTGGGGCGCACCGACGATCACCAACGACGGTGTCTCCATCGCCAAGGAGATCGAGCTCGACGAGCCGTTCGAGAAGATCGGCGCCGAGCTCGTCAAGGAGGTCGCCAAGAAGACGGACGACGTCGCTGGCGACGGCACCACCACGGCGACCGTGCTCGCCCAGGCGCTCGTCACCCAGGGCCTGCGCAACGTCGCGGCCGGCGCCAACCCGATCGCCCTCAAGAAGGGCATCGAGAAGGCCGTCGAGGCCGTGACCGCCGAGCTGCTCAAGGCGGCCAAGGAGGTCGAGACCAAGGAGCAGATCGCGGCGACCGCGGGCATCTCCGCCGGCGACCCCACGATCGGCGAGCTCATCGCCGAGGCGATGGACAAGGTCGGCAAGGAGGGCGTCATCACGGTCGAGGAGTCGAACGCTCTCGGCCTCGAGCTCGAGCTCACCGAGGGAATGCGCTTCGACAAGGGCTTCCTGTCGGCGTACTTCGTCACCGACCCTGAGCGTCAGGAGGCCGTCCTCGAGGACGCGTACGTCCTGCTCGTCGAGTCGAAGATCTCGAACGTCAAGGACCTGGTCCCCGTGCTCGAGAAGGTCATGCAGACCGGCAAGCCGCTGCTGATCATCGCCGAGGACGTCGAGTCCGAGGCTCTCGCGACCCTGGTCGTCAACAAGATCCGTGGCACGTTCAAGGCTGTCGCGGTCAAGGCGCCCGGCTTCGGCGACCGCCGCAAGGCGATGCTGCAGGACATGGCGATCCTCACCGGTGGCACCGTGATCTCCGAGTCGGTCGGACTGTCGCTCGACGGCGCAGACCTGACTACGCTGGGCCAGGCCCGCAAGGTCGTCGTCACCAAGGACGAGACCACGATCGTCGAGGGCGCAGGCGCCGAGGAGCAGATCGCGGGCCGTGTCCGTCAGATCCGCGCCGAGATCGACAACTCCGACTCGGACTACGACCGCGAGAAGCTCCAGGAGCGCCTCGCCAAGCTCGCAGGCGGCGTCGCCGTCATCAAGGCGGGCGCGGCCACCGAGGTCGAGCTCAAGGAGCGCAAGCACCGTATCGAGGACGCCGTCCGCAACGCGAAGGCCGCCGTCGAGGAGGGCATCGTCGCCGGTGGTGGCGTGGCGCTCATCCAGGCCGGCAAGCTGGCGTTCGACGGCCTCGAGCTCGAGGGTGACGAGGCCACGGGCGCCTCGATCGTCGCGGCAGCCGTCTCGGCCCCGCTGCGTCAGATCGCGATCAACGCCGGCCTTGAGGGCGGCGTCGTGGTGGAGAAGGTCAAGGACCTGCCCATCGGCCACGGCCTCAACGCCGCGACCGGCGTCTACGAGGACCTGCTGGGCGCAGGCGTCAACGACCCCGTCAAGGTGACCCGCTCGGCGCTGCAGAACGCGGCGTCCATCGCGGCCCTGTTCCTCACGACCGAGGCGGTCGTGGCGGACAAGCCCGAGCCCGAGCCGGCCATGCCGGCCGGTGGCGGCGACATGGGTGGCATGGGCTTCTAA
- a CDS encoding DUF4031 domain-containing protein has product MTVLIDPPLWPNHGTVWGHLVSDESLDELHAFARQAGIPERGFDRDHYDYPIERQHQLLELGATLVSTRDLVTRLRASGLRVTAAARHGRA; this is encoded by the coding sequence GTGACCGTCCTCATCGATCCCCCGCTCTGGCCGAACCACGGCACCGTGTGGGGACACCTGGTCTCGGACGAGTCGCTCGATGAGCTCCACGCGTTCGCACGCCAGGCCGGCATCCCCGAGCGCGGGTTCGATCGTGACCACTACGACTACCCGATCGAGCGGCAGCATCAGCTCCTCGAGCTCGGTGCCACGCTCGTGTCCACACGCGACCTCGTCACGCGGCTGCGCGCGTCGGGCCTTCGCGTGACCGCAGCAGCGCGGCATGGCCGCGCCTGA
- a CDS encoding cold-shock protein: MPTGKVKWFDSDKGFGFIASEDGSEVFLHASALPAGTGSPKPGTKVDFSVADGRRGPSALSVTILEPVSSVAQNLRKKPEEMTVIVEDLIKMLDGVSNTLRRGRYPEGAKGAQVAAVLRAVAEQLDA; this comes from the coding sequence GTGCCCACCGGGAAAGTGAAGTGGTTCGACTCCGACAAGGGGTTCGGCTTCATCGCGAGCGAGGACGGCAGCGAGGTGTTCCTTCACGCTTCGGCCCTCCCCGCCGGCACCGGGAGCCCCAAGCCTGGAACCAAGGTGGACTTCTCCGTGGCCGACGGACGTCGCGGACCGTCCGCCCTCTCGGTGACCATCCTCGAGCCTGTCAGCTCGGTCGCGCAGAACCTGCGCAAGAAGCCTGAGGAGATGACGGTCATCGTCGAGGACCTCATCAAGATGCTCGACGGCGTCTCGAACACCTTGCGTCGGGGCCGCTACCCCGAGGGCGCGAAGGGCGCCCAGGTCGCCGCGGTGCTGCGCGCCGTCGCGGAGCAGCTGGACGCCTGA
- a CDS encoding DUF3027 domain-containing protein: MAVDAVLAAAVDVAWEAAVEAAGDANAVGDHLSAHDEGDKLVTHLFACRLPGYRGWVWSVTLSRTPRLKTANVCEAHLVPADDALLAPQWIPWADRVQPGDLEPSMVLPRNDEDARLMPGYEQTGDVDADALAIWELGLGRERVLAPRGREEAADRWYRGSRGPTAPSAIASSAPCSTCAFFIPLTGSLRTTFGACSNEWSPSDGSVVSVDHGCGAHSQTDVERPGTQWPADDPVYIDDATEPFDLSEPEPEGTQQSEPAPEHAPEPERAAEPEPLAEAATEAAAEPDPEPAADAEPAPGSGEDVAADDGADPAEVSLPTDEAALAEDDSADSDRGEGATTAVDPEPTEQGNVAG, from the coding sequence ATGGCGGTCGACGCAGTGCTGGCCGCCGCGGTCGACGTGGCGTGGGAGGCTGCCGTCGAGGCGGCCGGCGATGCGAACGCTGTGGGGGATCACCTCTCCGCCCACGACGAGGGTGACAAGCTCGTCACCCATCTCTTCGCCTGCAGGCTGCCTGGGTACCGTGGCTGGGTCTGGTCCGTCACGCTCTCGCGGACGCCGCGGCTCAAGACCGCGAACGTCTGCGAGGCCCACCTGGTGCCGGCGGACGATGCCCTGCTCGCGCCGCAGTGGATCCCGTGGGCCGACCGCGTCCAGCCCGGCGACCTCGAGCCGTCGATGGTGCTGCCTCGCAACGACGAGGACGCGCGCCTGATGCCCGGCTACGAGCAGACGGGTGACGTCGACGCCGATGCCTTGGCAATCTGGGAGCTCGGCTTGGGCCGAGAGCGCGTGCTCGCACCCCGCGGTCGCGAGGAGGCCGCCGACCGGTGGTATCGAGGATCCCGAGGACCGACGGCGCCGTCCGCGATCGCCTCGTCCGCGCCCTGCTCCACGTGTGCGTTCTTCATCCCGCTCACCGGCTCGCTGCGCACCACGTTCGGGGCCTGCTCCAACGAGTGGTCGCCCTCCGACGGCTCGGTCGTCTCGGTCGATCACGGATGCGGTGCGCACTCGCAGACTGATGTCGAGCGGCCGGGGACGCAGTGGCCCGCCGACGACCCGGTGTACATCGACGACGCCACTGAGCCCTTCGACCTGAGCGAGCCGGAGCCGGAGGGCACCCAGCAGTCGGAGCCCGCACCGGAGCACGCACCGGAGCCCGAGCGCGCGGCTGAGCCGGAGCCTCTTGCCGAGGCCGCGACGGAAGCGGCCGCCGAGCCGGATCCGGAGCCGGCCGCCGACGCGGAGCCCGCTCCCGGGTCCGGTGAGGACGTGGCTGCCGACGACGGCGCCGATCCTGCCGAGGTGAGCCTTCCTACCGACGAAGCCGCGCTGGCGGAGGACGACTCCGCAGACAGTGACAGGGGCGAAGGCGCCACGACCGCGGTCGACCCTGAGCCGACCGAGCAGGGGAACGTCGCAGGCTGA
- a CDS encoding CAP domain-containing protein: protein MEETEVKVRREPRRRWYWAVLAGLLPLAVVGTSVSAAASWIPADVSAAPDTAQSAPSSVATASVKAEGSVENADISSSIPAIEVSRSPEPVPEPVAPVTTTKKSTKKSTSKSSGSTSSSTSSSGAASAQSYTDYCSNPASPYSAGSSAKSLLTAANKERARLGLNSLGWSGSLANAAQSWSQTMLDTDTLSHSGRGQENVGYTYNSLGLSLASGITIIHQAWMHSYGHCTNIMYPGYSVMGAGAVQSGDGTTVYATENFG from the coding sequence ATGGAAGAGACCGAGGTCAAGGTTCGCCGCGAACCGCGCCGACGCTGGTACTGGGCGGTGCTCGCGGGACTGCTCCCGCTCGCCGTCGTGGGCACCTCCGTGAGCGCCGCGGCCTCGTGGATCCCCGCCGACGTGAGCGCCGCTCCAGACACCGCGCAGTCGGCGCCCTCGTCGGTCGCGACTGCCTCCGTCAAGGCCGAGGGCAGCGTCGAGAACGCCGACATCAGCTCGTCCATCCCCGCGATCGAGGTGAGCAGGTCGCCCGAGCCGGTGCCCGAGCCCGTGGCCCCGGTGACGACCACCAAGAAGTCGACCAAGAAGTCGACCTCCAAGTCCAGCGGCTCCACGTCCTCGTCGACATCCTCCTCGGGTGCCGCCTCCGCTCAGTCCTACACGGACTACTGCTCGAACCCGGCGTCGCCCTACTCGGCTGGGTCCTCAGCCAAGTCGCTGCTCACGGCCGCGAACAAGGAGCGCGCTCGCCTGGGCCTCAACTCGCTCGGCTGGTCGGGCTCGCTTGCGAACGCCGCGCAGAGCTGGTCGCAGACCATGCTCGACACGGACACTCTCTCGCACAGCGGTCGCGGCCAGGAGAACGTGGGCTACACATACAACAGCCTCGGTCTGAGCCTCGCATCAGGCATCACGATCATCCACCAGGCATGGATGCACTCCTACGGCCACTGCACCAACATCATGTACCCCGGCTACTCGGTCATGGGTGCGGGCGCGGTGCAGTCCGGGGACGGCACCACCGTGTACGCCACGGAGAACTTCGGCTGA